A single genomic interval of Bradyrhizobium sp. sBnM-33 harbors:
- a CDS encoding response regulator, whose protein sequence is MIIEPKKRDVALVVDDSPETLRLLTDALDGAGMTVMVALDGASAMRIIDQITPDIVLLDAVMPGMDGFETCRRLKRDAGLDHVPIIFMTGLAETEHIVRGLEAGGVDYVTKPIAVEEMLARIRVHLANARLTQSARAALDVSGRYLLAVNAAGKIMWATPQAQKLLSDTLSAGGDDDVVLPDPIPQWLDEARKGKAGTKTTVMAALPGNEQLRLQYMGKLGSNEFLLRLARDSGADTPSEFSSELGLTTREGEVLSWLSKGKTNRDIAQILGLSPRTVDKHLEQIYSKLGVENRTAAAAIAVNARNRKG, encoded by the coding sequence ATGATCATTGAACCAAAAAAGCGCGACGTCGCTCTCGTCGTCGACGACTCTCCGGAGACGCTGCGGCTCTTGACCGACGCACTCGACGGCGCAGGCATGACCGTCATGGTCGCACTCGACGGCGCTTCCGCCATGCGGATCATCGACCAGATCACGCCTGACATCGTGCTGCTCGACGCCGTGATGCCGGGGATGGATGGATTCGAGACCTGCCGGCGGCTGAAGCGCGACGCCGGGCTCGATCATGTGCCGATCATCTTCATGACGGGCCTTGCGGAAACCGAGCACATCGTGCGTGGGCTGGAGGCGGGCGGCGTCGACTATGTAACAAAACCGATCGCGGTCGAGGAGATGCTGGCGCGCATCCGCGTTCACCTCGCCAACGCCCGGCTAACCCAGAGCGCCCGCGCCGCACTCGACGTCTCCGGCCGCTATCTGCTCGCGGTGAATGCCGCGGGCAAGATCATGTGGGCGACGCCGCAGGCGCAAAAGCTGCTGTCGGACACGCTTTCCGCCGGCGGCGACGACGACGTGGTGCTGCCGGACCCGATTCCGCAATGGCTCGATGAGGCGCGCAAGGGCAAGGCCGGCACGAAGACGACCGTCATGGCAGCGTTACCCGGCAACGAGCAGCTTCGCCTGCAGTATATGGGGAAGCTCGGCTCGAACGAATTCCTGCTGCGGCTGGCGAGAGATTCCGGCGCGGATACACCATCGGAATTCTCCAGCGAACTTGGCCTCACGACGCGCGAGGGCGAGGTGCTGTCGTGGCTGTCCAAGGGCAAGACCAACCGCGACATCGCGCAAATCTTGGGACTCTCGCCGCGCACCGTCGACAAGCATCTCGAGCAGATCTACTCCAAGCTCGGCGTCGAGAACCGCACCGCGGCGGCGGCGATCGCCGTGAATGCGAGGAACAGGAAGGGGTGA